The Drosophila biarmipes strain raj3 chromosome 2L, RU_DBia_V1.1, whole genome shotgun sequence genome has a window encoding:
- the LOC108029055 gene encoding uncharacterized protein LOC108029055, with translation MSSRRSRRDSVHMDTPCNPFDTRNSEVIPRPYELMRQRNCKTDKFIPFERYPTIRPPVSRCSYDKTRNWLSESVDQGGCINISAKAQDALKIWKNSPHKSTLKYYGVAERSNLPEAVKFNRTLTSSLKHASGLRRPVPKPRLPPAPKRPPQPAPLCQPYILNRQALEAELQRMPIARQKLHPKEAFGTLFCEKHQDPMDPLGVDAATSKMVSLREALDMARPEKPPKHGLRRNHWYCPAKCGERENKCTDYEWAKYKLDSRPYDEAFHKWFLGQKAPPGNEPHDYDELYKRFQACFEVKPQPDPDCMAVAKCCANVLKATKEEEGGGAGGGEGGAGGGAGESGGAGGGGGGGGGTAEGGPGGAGGGGPGGAGGGRPGGPSPGPGQGPGTGPTPEGTNRPEKDKAKGDGDKDKGKDKTKETEKDNDKEGDKKDKKDKKKDKIQDPDKGVDKDPDKDGKDKDKKDKGKGKGKDKDKVTNPEEEPGPGKKKDVKDPDLEKPKPMKPPKPPKEPLESNTDTSTRNFSSQDTRDSDKVPTKPIETPTERPPPTGETVEKPPEPPTKKPPGKKPPNKKPGKPKPPKVNKGDKDKKEEAEREECPTCPPADCPCSICDCLYAQQLPISPAMKKVFAQEKIRKMREYLRQMRHREYMECAGQKPTAPQHRVDPISCDDCFCQDPKIAEYCECLGALQHLQRLLGKKRHPIVNNELLFNLDDLRQRIAQLMCECI, from the coding sequence ATGAGCAGCAGGCGATCTAGGCGGGATTCCGTACACATGGATACTCCGTGCAATCCATTTGACACCCGGAACTCGGAGGTGATTCCCAGACCCTATGAATTGATGCGTCAACGGAACTGCAAGACGGACAAATTCATTCCATTTGAGCGCTATCCCACTATTCGGCCACCTGTGTCCAGGTGCAGCTACGACAAGACCAGGAACTGGCTGTCGGAGTCGGTGGATCAGGGAGGATGTATAAATATCAGTGCCAAAGCGCAGGACGCCCTTAAAATCTGGAAAAATAGTCCGCACAAGAGCACTCTGAAGTATTATGGGGTGGCTGAGCGGTCGAATCTGCCGGAGGCTGTTAAATTTAACCGGACCTTGACAAGTAGCTTAAAGCATGCCAGTGGCTTGAGGAGACCAGTCCCTAAACCACGGCTTCCACCAGCACCGAAAAGACCGCCACAACCCGCTCCATTGTGTCAGCCATACATCCTTAACCGACAGGCCCTGGAAGCCGAGCTCCAAAGAATGCCCATTGCGCGGCAGAAGCTGCATCCAAAAGAGGCGTTTGGAACGCTTTTCTGTGAGAAGCACCAGGACCCCATGGATCCTCTGGGGGTGGATGCGGCAACTTCTAAAATGGTGAGTTTAAGAGAAGCTCTGGACATGGCGCGTCCAGAGAAGCCTCCGAAGCACGGCCTGAGACGCAATCACTGGTACTGCCCCGCGAAATGTGGCGAACGGGAGAACAAGTGCACCGACTACGAGTGGGCCAAGTACAAGTTAGACTCCCGACCCTACGATGAGGCCTTCCACAAGTGGTTCCTCGGCCAAAAAGCACCACCGGGGAACGAGCCCCACGACTACGATGAGCTCTATAAGCGATTCCAAGCCTGCTTCGAGGTGAAACCCCAACCAGATCCCGATTGCATGGCCGTGGCGAAGTGTTGTGCGAATGTTTTAAAGGCAACCAAAGAGGAGGAAGGCGGTGGAGCAGGTGGCGGAGAAGGTGGTGCTGGAGGCGGTGCCGGAGAAAGTGGAGGTGCAGGAGGCGGTGGCGGAGGGGGCGGTGGAACTGCAGAAGGAGGTCCAggtggagctggaggaggaggtccaggtggagctggaggaggacGTCCAGGTGGACCCAGTCCTGGTCCTGGTCAAGGTCCTGGCACTGGTCCTACTCCAGAGGGCACAAATCGGCCAGAAAAGGACAAAGCTAAAGGTGATGGCGACAAAGACAAGGGCAAAGATAAGACTAAGGAAACTGAAAAAGATAATGATAAGGAAGGAGATAAGAAAGACAAGAAGGACAAAAAAAAGGATAAGATTCAGGACCCAGATAAAGGTGTAGACAAGGATCCGGACAAAGACGGCAAGGATAAAGACAAGAAGgacaaaggcaaaggcaaggGGAAAGATAAAGATAAAGTTACCAACCCGGAAGAGGAGCCAGGACCGGGCAAAAAAAAGGATGTGAAAGATCCCGATCTGGAAAAACCTAAGCCGATGAAGCCACCGAAACCGCCCAAGGAGCCACTCGAAAGCAACACCGATACGTCCACTCGGAATTTTTCCTCCCAGGACACAAGGGATTCGGATAAAGTACCGACCAAACCAATTGAAACACCAACCGAAAGGCCGCCGCCAACAGGGGAAACTGTGGAGAAGCCACCGGAGCCTCCAACTAAGAAACCGCCCGGCAAGAAGCCGCCGAATAAAAAACCAGGCAAGCCCAAGCCCCCGAAGGTCAACAAGGGGGACAAGGACAAGAAGGAGGAGGCAGAAAGGGAGGAGTGTCCTACTTGTCCTCCGGCAGACTGTCCGTGCTCCATTTGCGACTGTCTTTACGCCCAGCAGTTGCCCATTTCGCCGGCGATGAAAAAGGTATTCGCCCAGGAGAAGATTCGCAAGATGAGGGAGTATCTCCGGCAGATGCGCCACCGGGAGTACATGGAGTGCGCTGGCCAAAAGCCCACGGCTCCCCAGCACAGGGTGGATCCCATCAGCTGCGACGACTGCTTCTGCCAGGATCCGAAGATAGCCGAGTACTGCGAGTGCCTGGGCGCCCTGCAACATCTGCAGCGCCTCCTGGGCAAGAAGCGCCATCCGATCGTCAACAACGAGCTGCTCTTCAACCTTGACGATCTCCGCCAGAGAATCGCCCAGCTAATGTGCGAGTGTATCTGA